A genomic region of Antennarius striatus isolate MH-2024 chromosome 4, ASM4005453v1, whole genome shotgun sequence contains the following coding sequences:
- the LOC137593387 gene encoding complement C3-like, whose amino-acid sequence MPTFEVKLSAASNFFSVDSKDLTINIRATYLIGKEVEGMAYALFGFMEEDNKRSFPASIQMVQIIRGDGEVRLNLEHITQTFPDIMSLVGRSIFVAVTVLTDNGVEMVEAQLRGIKIVTSPYLISFKKTPRYYKPRMSFDVALEVVYSDGTPAQGVAVVVDPGREQGRTDANGIAKVSINTDRSTDRLTVTAKTRDPLISPERQSSASLAALPFTTKSRKYIHIAVEAAEAEVGQNLKISGFLSSKEDGDLTYLVLSRGQLLNYGRYQINNQPVISLTLHITKHMLPSFRLVVYYHTKDNEVVSDSAWVPVKDICMGTLKLEPTRPGPLYAPRSTFPIKVTGDPGATVGLVAVNKGVYALNNKHRLTQRKVWDILEVFDTGCTPGGGQDSMGVFHDAGLLFESSASGTPVRHGDSTLLPSPTLLPELTKRESCGTPLAI is encoded by the exons ATGCCCACTTTTGAGGTGAAACTGTCAGCGGCAAGCAACTTTTTCAGCGTGGACAGCAAAGATCTCACCATCAATATCAGAGCTAC GTATTTAATCGGTAAAGAAGTGGAAGGGATGGCCTATGCACTTTTTGGTTTTATGGAAGAGGACAATAAAAGGAGCTTTCCAGCCTCTATTCAGATGGTGCAG ATTATAAGAGGTGATGGAGAGGTCAGGCTGAACCTGGAGCACATCACACAGACATTCCCAGACATCATGAGCCTGGTGGGACGTTCCATATTTGTAGCTGTGACTGTGCTAACAGACAACG GTGTTGAGATGGTGGAGGCACAGCTGAGGGGTATCAAGATCGTCACATCGCCGTACCTCATCAGCTTCAAGAAAACACCCAGATATTACAAACCACGCATGTCCTTTGATGTTGCG CTTGAAGTTGTGTATTCTGATGGTACTCCTGCACAAGGAGTTGCAGTGGTGGTCGATCCAGGTAGAGAACAAGGACGCACTGACGCCAATGGCATTGCAAAGGTGTCCATTAACACAGACAGAAGTACTGACAGGCTGACAGTCACT GCAAAGACCAGAGATCCTCTTATTTCTCCTGAGAGACAGTCTTCAGCCAGCCTGGCAGCGCTCCCGTTCACCACTAAAAGCAGGAAGTACATCCACATCG CTGTGGAAGCAGCCGAGGCTGAAGTTGGACAAAACTTAAAGATCTCCGGCTTTCTCAGTTCCAAGGAAGATGGTGACCTCACGTACCTG GTCCTGAGCAGAGGTCAGCTGTTGAACTACGGTAGATACCAAATCAATAACCAACCGGTGATCTCCCTAACGCTTCACATTACCAAACACATGCTCCCATCCTTTCGCCTCGTCGTCTACTACCACACAAAGGACAATGAAGTGGTGTCTGACTCTGCCTGGGTGCCTGTCAAGGACATCTGCATGGGCACG CTGAAGCTGGAACCAACTAGACCTGGTCCATTGTATGCACCACGCTCGACCTTTCCAATTAAGGTCACTGGGGACCCGGGGGCCACAGTGGGACTGGTGGCTGTCAACAAAGGAGTCTACGCTCTAAATAATAAGCACCGCCTCACACAGAGAAAG GTGTGGGACATCCTGGAAGTGTTCGACACAGGGTGCACACCAGGAGGGGGCCAGGACAGTATGGGTGTGTTTCATGATGCTGGGCTGTTGTTTGAATCCAGTGCATCTGGGACTCCTGTCAGACATGGTGATTCCACATTACTGCCCTCTCCGACTCTTCTCCCTGAGCTTACAAAGAGGGAATCCTGTGGCACACCTTTAGCCATTTGA